The following are from one region of the Ochotona princeps isolate mOchPri1 chromosome 4, mOchPri1.hap1, whole genome shotgun sequence genome:
- the CCND1 gene encoding G1/S-specific cyclin-D1, whose product MEPQLLCCEVEAVRRAYPDTNLLNDRVLRAMLKAEETCAPSVSYFKCVQKEILPSMRKIVATWMLEVCEEQKCEEEVFPLAMNYLDRFLSLEPLRKSRLQLLGAACMFVASKMKETIPLTAEKLCIYTDNSIRPDELLQMELLLVNKLKWNLAAMTPHDFIEHFLSKMPEAEENKQLIRKHAQTFVALCATDVKFISSPPSMVAAGSVVAAVQGLHLGTPNSFLSCYRLTRFLSRLIKCDPDCLRACQEQIEALLEASLRHAQQNLDPKVAEEEEEVVGETDLACTPTDVRDVDV is encoded by the exons AtggagccccagctcctgtgctgCGAGGTGGAGGCCGTGCGCCGCGCCTACCCCGACACCAACCTCCTGAACGACCGGGTGCTGCGCGCCATGCTCAAGGCGGAGGAGACCTGCGCGCCCTCGGTGTCCTACTTCAAGTGCGTGCAGAAGGAGATCCTCCCGTCCATGCGCAAGATCGTGGCCACCTGGATGCTAGAG GTCTGCGAGGAGCAGAAGTGCGAGGAGGAGGTCTTCCCGCTGGCCATGAACTACCTGGACCGTTTCCTGTCGCTGGAGCCGCTCCGGAAGAGccgcctgcagctgctgggtgcCGCCTGCATGTTTGTGGCCTCCAAGATGAAGGAGACCATCCCGCTGACGGCCGAGAAGCTGTGCATCTACACCGACAACTCCATCCGGCCCGACGAGCTGCTG CAAatggagctgctgctggtgaaCAAGCTCAAGTGGAACCTGGCCGCGATGACCCCGCACGATTTCATCGAGCACTTCCTGTCCAAAATGCCCGAGGCGGAGGAGAACAAACAGCTGATCCGCAAACACGCGCAGACCTTCGTCGCCCTGTGTGCCACAG ATGTCAAGTTCATCTCCAGCCCGCCTTCCATGGTGGCGGCTGGCAGCGTGGTGGCTGCCGTGCAGGGCCTGCACCTGGGGACCCCCAACAGCTTCCTGTCCTGCTACCGCCTGACCCGCTTCCTGTCTCGATTGATCAAGTGTGACCCG GACTGCCTCCGGGCCTGCCAGGAGCAGATCGAAGCCCTGCTGGAGGCCAGCCTGCGCCACGCACAGCAGAACCTGGACCCCAAGGTGgccgaggaggaagaggaggtggtaGGGGAGACCGACCTGGCCTGCACGCCCACGGATGTGCGTGACGTGGACGTCTGA
- the LTO1 gene encoding protein LTO1 homolog isoform X1 yields MAASEDLLDAVVMADDRFHGEGFREGYQEGSILGVAEGRWHGAVQGARIGAEVAYYQGFAFTWKNLLLGRTPDDSRKVKVLESLVGLIRSFPYDDPTYERLLEDLHRIRGKFKQLCSLLNVQPDFKMPAEGSGLSF; encoded by the exons ATGGCGGCCAGCGAGGACCTGCTGGACGCCGTCGTGATGGCGGATGACAG GTTCCACGGGGAGGGCTTTCGGGAAGGCTACCAAGAGGGGAGCATCCTGGGAGTGGCGGAAGGCAGGTGGCACGGTGCTGTGCAGGGAGCTAGGATCGGGGCCGAG GTCGCCTACTACCAGGGCTTTGCTTTTACGTGGAAGAACCTCCTGCTCGGCCGCACCCCAGATGACAG CAGGAAGGTCAAGGTGCTGGAGTCCCTGGTCGGGCTGATTCGGAGCTTTCCCTACGACGACCCCACCTACGAGAGGCTGCTCGAGGACCTGCACAGGATCCGGGGCAAATTTAAGCAG CTCTGCTCACTGCTCAACGTTCAGCCGGACTTTAAAATGCCCGCGGAAGGTTCTGGACTTTCATTTTGA
- the LTO1 gene encoding protein LTO1 homolog isoform X2 produces the protein MAASEDLLDAVVMADDRFHGEGFREGYQEGSILGVAEGRWHGAVQGARIGAEVAYYQGFAFTWKNLLLGRTPDDRKVKVLESLVGLIRSFPYDDPTYERLLEDLHRIRGKFKQLCSLLNVQPDFKMPAEGSGLSF, from the exons ATGGCGGCCAGCGAGGACCTGCTGGACGCCGTCGTGATGGCGGATGACAG GTTCCACGGGGAGGGCTTTCGGGAAGGCTACCAAGAGGGGAGCATCCTGGGAGTGGCGGAAGGCAGGTGGCACGGTGCTGTGCAGGGAGCTAGGATCGGGGCCGAG GTCGCCTACTACCAGGGCTTTGCTTTTACGTGGAAGAACCTCCTGCTCGGCCGCACCCCAGATGACAG GAAGGTCAAGGTGCTGGAGTCCCTGGTCGGGCTGATTCGGAGCTTTCCCTACGACGACCCCACCTACGAGAGGCTGCTCGAGGACCTGCACAGGATCCGGGGCAAATTTAAGCAG CTCTGCTCACTGCTCAACGTTCAGCCGGACTTTAAAATGCCCGCGGAAGGTTCTGGACTTTCATTTTGA
- the LTO1 gene encoding protein LTO1 homolog isoform X3: MAASEDLLDAVVMADDRFHGEGFREGYQEGSILGVAEGRWHGAVQGARIGAEVAYYQGFAFTWKNLLLGRTPDDSSAHCSTFSRTLKCPRKVLDFHFEDDRRRKAGRQEADVHMLSA; the protein is encoded by the exons ATGGCGGCCAGCGAGGACCTGCTGGACGCCGTCGTGATGGCGGATGACAG GTTCCACGGGGAGGGCTTTCGGGAAGGCTACCAAGAGGGGAGCATCCTGGGAGTGGCGGAAGGCAGGTGGCACGGTGCTGTGCAGGGAGCTAGGATCGGGGCCGAG GTCGCCTACTACCAGGGCTTTGCTTTTACGTGGAAGAACCTCCTGCTCGGCCGCACCCCAGATGACAG CTCTGCTCACTGCTCAACGTTCAGCCGGACTTTAAAATGCCCGCGGAAGGTTCTGGACTTTCATTTTGAGGATGACAGAAGAAGAAAGGCAGGACGGCAGGAAGCAGATGTCCATATGTTAAGTGCTTAA